From one Gracilibacillus salinarum genomic stretch:
- a CDS encoding YwmB family TATA-box binding protein, producing MKYLLFSITAMMMIFFVQQLDAKTMDDNTKEMNDMVAMIEEQGLNLANLETTIRERRIIPEISRFIDNLKGYQLTMVDDDTYKLDANRRNNNGMNESLLIVRTYEKKNEYQVLYTISATEMTPEVLEKFQQKIKGVTKVIFTDKAQYFSCAQAWKNGIIDIVSFINFVKSELKMSIIDEVKEPDFTTWTGYTANWNQKIQQYDQEFNIQIAVREGIGDRTTVTIGTPILINEY from the coding sequence ATGAAGTATTTACTTTTTTCTATAACGGCAATGATGATGATATTTTTTGTACAGCAATTAGATGCGAAAACGATGGATGATAATACGAAAGAGATGAATGATATGGTGGCGATGATAGAGGAACAAGGCTTAAATCTAGCAAACTTAGAAACTACTATTAGAGAAAGAAGAATAATTCCAGAAATTTCTCGTTTTATCGACAATCTCAAAGGGTATCAACTTACTATGGTCGACGACGATACGTATAAATTAGATGCAAACCGTCGGAATAATAACGGGATGAACGAATCATTATTAATAGTGCGCACCTATGAAAAGAAAAATGAATATCAAGTCCTTTATACTATTTCAGCGACGGAAATGACGCCGGAAGTACTAGAAAAGTTTCAGCAGAAAATAAAAGGAGTTACGAAAGTAATATTTACGGACAAAGCACAATATTTCTCTTGTGCACAGGCATGGAAAAATGGTATTATAGATATTGTTTCTTTTATAAATTTTGTAAAATCTGAACTGAAAATGTCAATTATTGACGAAGTAAAAGAACCAGACTTTACTACGTGGACTGGTTATACAGCGAACTGGAATCAAAAAATACAGCAATATGATCAAGAATTCAATATACAAATCGCCGTTAGAGAAGGGATAGGAGACAGAACTACCGTAACAATTGGAACACCTATCCTGATTAATGAATACTAA
- the atpG gene encoding ATP synthase F1 subunit gamma: MASLRDIKTRINSTKKTKQITKAMHMVSASKLNKAEELTKSFDPYSNKIKEVVHSIAGSGQDADHPMLQTREVKKTAYFVITSDRGLAGAFNSGVLRQVYRKIEEKHQSKDEYTIITLGRMGRDFFKKRDMPILREITGVSDQPSFAEIKELTSETVQLFIDEEIDELVIFYNHFISAISQEITEKKLLPLTDLSEMSEGVQSTYEYEPNQQEILNVLLPQYAESLIFGALLDSKASEHASRMTAMKSATDNADDLIDDLSLQYNRARQAAITQEITEIVGGAAALE, encoded by the coding sequence GTGGCATCTCTTAGAGATATAAAAACGCGTATTAATTCTACGAAAAAAACAAAACAGATCACAAAAGCTATGCACATGGTTTCTGCTTCAAAGCTAAATAAAGCAGAAGAATTAACGAAATCTTTTGATCCATACAGCAATAAGATTAAAGAAGTCGTCCATAGCATTGCCGGAAGTGGCCAGGATGCAGATCATCCCATGCTGCAAACACGTGAGGTGAAGAAAACAGCCTATTTTGTTATCACATCTGACCGTGGTTTAGCAGGTGCGTTTAATAGTGGAGTATTACGCCAAGTATATCGAAAAATAGAAGAAAAACATCAATCAAAAGATGAATATACGATTATCACTTTAGGTCGTATGGGTCGTGATTTCTTTAAGAAACGTGACATGCCGATTTTGAGAGAAATTACTGGTGTTTCCGATCAGCCAAGCTTTGCGGAAATTAAAGAATTAACATCTGAAACGGTACAACTTTTTATTGATGAAGAAATCGATGAATTAGTGATTTTCTATAATCACTTCATCAGTGCGATTTCACAAGAAATAACAGAGAAAAAGCTTTTACCATTAACAGACTTGTCCGAAATGTCTGAAGGGGTACAAAGCACGTATGAATATGAACCAAATCAACAAGAAATTTTAAATGTATTATTGCCACAATATGCGGAAAGCTTGATCTTCGGCGCACTTCTTGACAGTAAAGCGAGTGAACATGCATCTCGTATGACAGCGATGAAGAGTGCGACGGACAATGCGGATGATCTTATTGATGATCTGTCCTTACAATATAACCGTGCAAGACAAGCAGCCATTACGCAAGAAATCACCGAAATCGTCGGTGGGGCAGCCGCTTTAGAATAA
- a CDS encoding AimR family lysis-lysogeny pheromone receptor, with protein METTKIKTGMIREYVESEKQMQLSQFLTMISLDNDETQELSITKDFLLLSNSTTDQRLALEYFYINRSYEELQYYIKLNMDHAHPVNKNAAKLYKLMLHLRDGKPAHEVRALAKTVSADTPELKCIKYFLNIEVDSKVYNFERIGYFLNKIQKQIRYVDNPLLITFFNSRIQMILFHYYWKRNELILARKHAYEALQLPHQAIQKAQLHLDLALTYIYEDFHSCIYHIEEAKYLALALDDREILDRIDNFTYPFVCAHFGKTDGVDTEHPVEKAHLEIARGNFDVAQQLLENLEFSTPFSQYYLGLATKKQHFFIYSYQHFMEKRSDHFFAKLPLKASEGLGL; from the coding sequence ATGGAAACTACAAAAATAAAAACAGGGATGATCCGCGAATATGTTGAATCAGAGAAGCAGATGCAGCTCTCACAATTCCTCACGATGATCAGCTTGGATAACGACGAAACACAGGAACTGTCCATCACTAAAGATTTTTTACTTCTTAGTAATTCCACCACAGACCAACGCCTTGCCTTAGAATACTTTTACATCAATCGATCCTACGAGGAACTGCAATACTATATAAAATTAAATATGGACCATGCCCATCCAGTAAATAAAAATGCGGCAAAACTATACAAGCTTATGCTCCATCTAAGAGATGGCAAACCTGCCCATGAAGTTAGGGCTCTTGCGAAAACGGTTTCCGCCGACACACCTGAATTAAAGTGTATAAAATACTTTTTAAATATAGAGGTAGATTCAAAAGTATATAACTTTGAGAGAATCGGATATTTCTTGAACAAAATCCAAAAACAGATACGCTATGTGGACAATCCGCTTTTGATTACATTCTTTAATAGCAGAATTCAAATGATTTTGTTCCATTATTATTGGAAGCGTAACGAATTAATTCTGGCGAGGAAACATGCATATGAAGCATTACAACTACCACATCAGGCAATACAAAAAGCACAGCTCCATCTGGATTTGGCGTTAACGTATATTTATGAAGATTTTCATTCCTGTATCTATCACATCGAAGAGGCAAAATATTTGGCACTTGCCTTAGATGATAGAGAGATCTTAGATAGGATTGATAATTTCACTTATCCGTTTGTTTGTGCGCACTTCGGAAAGACGGATGGTGTTGATACAGAACATCCCGTAGAAAAAGCGCACCTTGAAATTGCGAGAGGGAACTTCGACGTGGCTCAACAACTATTGGAAAACTTGGAATTCAGCACCCCTTTTTCGCAGTATTATTTAGGACTCGCCACCAAGAAACAGCATTTCTTTATATATTCTTACCAACACTTTATGGAGAAAAGGAGTGATCATTTTTTCGCAAAACTGCCACTCAAAGCTTCGGAAGGATTAGGTTTATAA
- a CDS encoding M23 family metallopeptidase: MEENKNVSKNSWKRIFKKRWFFPAVYLAVAALLLTGVLWYQNAINQVPEAAEDMQDQLNGEQDSQDEEDATTVMQQQEMLEMPVAQDLQTEIVTKFYDYGADAETQEQALILHENQYYQSDGIDISTSGDEAFDVSAALSGEVVEVKQDPLLGNVVKLEHDFGVTTYYASLEEIFVEQGSTVEQGQAIATAGQNTLGQENGIHVHFEVRKDGTPVNPEDFVNQPINKIVAPDQDDAEADSETDTESDQGTEADDSEDKAPAAEEEDNTDDAEETPEDTEEDSTNNNESEMENSESSSAMENA, encoded by the coding sequence ATGGAGGAAAACAAAAACGTTTCAAAAAATAGCTGGAAACGTATCTTCAAGAAAAGATGGTTCTTTCCTGCAGTTTATTTAGCAGTAGCGGCTCTACTTTTAACAGGGGTATTATGGTATCAGAATGCTATCAATCAAGTTCCAGAGGCTGCAGAAGACATGCAAGATCAATTGAATGGTGAGCAAGACAGTCAGGATGAAGAAGATGCAACAACAGTCATGCAACAACAAGAAATGCTGGAGATGCCAGTAGCGCAAGACTTGCAAACGGAAATCGTGACAAAATTTTATGATTATGGTGCAGATGCAGAAACACAGGAACAAGCGTTAATTCTACACGAAAATCAATACTATCAAAGCGATGGCATTGATATCTCAACATCCGGAGATGAAGCTTTTGACGTAAGTGCTGCACTATCAGGTGAAGTAGTCGAAGTGAAACAGGATCCTTTACTAGGTAACGTTGTAAAATTAGAGCATGATTTCGGTGTGACAACGTATTACGCTAGTTTAGAAGAGATTTTCGTAGAGCAAGGCAGTACAGTAGAACAAGGTCAAGCAATCGCAACAGCTGGACAGAACACGCTAGGTCAGGAAAATGGAATTCACGTACACTTTGAAGTAAGAAAAGATGGTACACCAGTGAATCCAGAAGATTTTGTTAATCAACCAATTAACAAGATTGTAGCCCCTGATCAAGACGATGCCGAAGCTGATAGCGAAACAGACACAGAGTCAGACCAAGGAACAGAAGCAGATGATAGCGAAGATAAAGCCCCTGCTGCTGAAGAAGAAGACAATACAGATGATGCAGAAGAGACACCAGAGGATACCGAAGAAGATTCAACGAATAACAACGAATCTGAAATGGAAAACAGTGAATCTTCAAGCGCAATGGAAAACGCATAA
- a CDS encoding DUF1146 family protein → MLESLAQDGLVGMLSHLLFIVITWQVLQSLNFDEWFKKHKVMEARIFLILITITIGSTVSNFFLDFLNWSQQLLYMFS, encoded by the coding sequence ATGTTAGAGAGTTTAGCGCAAGATGGGTTAGTCGGCATGTTATCTCATCTGCTTTTTATTGTGATCACATGGCAAGTACTCCAATCATTAAATTTTGATGAATGGTTCAAGAAGCACAAAGTAATGGAAGCGAGAATCTTCCTTATATTAATAACCATTACGATCGGTTCCACTGTAAGTAACTTTTTCTTAGATTTCTTAAACTGGTCCCAGCAACTGCTGTATATGTTTTCTTAA
- the atpD gene encoding F0F1 ATP synthase subunit beta: MAKGHVIQIMGPVVDVKFEDGHLPEIYNALKVQYEANGETQDLTVEVALHLGDDAVRTIAMSSTEGVQRGAAVLDMNAPISVPVGEETLGRVFNVLGEKIDLDEELGEQVRRDPIHRQSPKFEDLATETEILETGIKVVDLLAPYIKGGKIGLFGGAGVGKTVLIQELINNIAQEHGGISVFAGVGERTREGNDLYYEMKDSGVIAKTAMVFGQMNEPPGARMRVALTGLTMAEHFRDEQGQDVLLFIDNIFRFTQAGSEVSALLGRMPSAVGYQPTLATEMGQLQERITSTNKGSVTSIQAVYVPADDYTDPAPATTFAHLDATTNLDRGLSEQGIYPAVDPLASTSRALDPEIVGDEHYNVAREVQQTIQKYKELQDIIAILGMDELSDEDKLTVARARRIQFFLSQNFHVAEQFTGQKGSYVPVQETVQGFREILDGKYDDLPEDAFRLVGRIEEVVEKAKQMA; this comes from the coding sequence ATGGCAAAAGGACACGTTATTCAAATTATGGGGCCGGTAGTTGACGTTAAGTTCGAAGACGGACACCTCCCTGAAATTTACAACGCGTTAAAAGTACAGTATGAAGCGAACGGTGAAACGCAGGATCTTACAGTAGAAGTTGCACTTCACTTAGGCGATGACGCTGTACGTACAATTGCAATGTCATCTACAGAAGGTGTACAACGTGGTGCAGCAGTATTAGATATGAACGCACCGATTTCTGTACCAGTAGGTGAAGAAACATTAGGCCGTGTCTTCAACGTATTAGGTGAGAAGATTGACCTTGATGAAGAATTAGGAGAACAAGTTCGCCGTGATCCAATTCACCGTCAATCACCGAAATTTGAAGATTTAGCAACAGAAACAGAGATCTTGGAAACAGGTATTAAAGTAGTAGACCTTCTAGCACCTTATATCAAAGGTGGTAAAATCGGTTTATTTGGTGGTGCGGGTGTAGGTAAAACCGTACTAATCCAGGAATTAATCAACAACATCGCACAAGAGCATGGTGGTATTTCCGTATTCGCAGGTGTTGGGGAACGTACTCGTGAAGGTAATGACCTTTACTACGAAATGAAAGATTCTGGCGTTATCGCAAAAACAGCGATGGTATTCGGTCAAATGAACGAACCACCTGGAGCTCGTATGCGTGTTGCCTTAACTGGTCTTACAATGGCGGAGCACTTCCGTGATGAGCAAGGTCAGGACGTTCTATTGTTCATCGACAACATCTTCCGTTTTACACAAGCAGGTTCAGAGGTTTCGGCACTTCTTGGCCGTATGCCATCTGCCGTTGGTTACCAGCCAACACTTGCAACGGAAATGGGTCAATTACAAGAGCGTATCACATCTACAAACAAAGGTTCTGTAACATCTATCCAAGCGGTATACGTACCTGCCGATGACTACACGGATCCGGCACCGGCTACAACGTTCGCTCACTTAGATGCAACAACAAACCTTGACCGTGGATTATCTGAGCAAGGTATCTACCCAGCCGTGGATCCACTTGCATCAACATCTCGTGCCCTTGACCCTGAGATCGTTGGGGATGAGCACTATAATGTTGCGCGTGAAGTTCAGCAAACAATCCAAAAGTATAAAGAATTACAAGATATTATCGCGATCCTTGGTATGGATGAGTTATCTGATGAAGATAAACTTACCGTTGCTCGTGCGCGTCGTATCCAGTTCTTCTTATCTCAGAACTTCCACGTTGCGGAGCAGTTTACAGGTCAAAAAGGTTCTTATGTACCAGTTCAGGAAACTGTTCAAGGTTTCCGTGAAATCCTTGACGGTAAATATGATGACCTTCCAGAAGATGCGTTCCGTCTAGTAGGTCGTATCGAAGAAGTAGTAGAAAAAGCGAAGCAAATGGCGTAA
- the spoIID gene encoding stage II sporulation protein D, whose product MAKWQYKKTKQSNWKLPFLVIVATLLTFMFIVPTIIVIPFKGDNATQASSEQQAEEATAAAPVTLDSPFDVNVLRSETDEVEKVPLEDYVVHVVASEMPADFELEALKAQALAARTYITQYLSQGQQGKLEGGADVTDTVQHQVYKSTEELRQVWGSDYHWKMDKITEAVAATQGKIITYSNQPITPAFFSTSNGYTENSEDYWEGELPYLRTVESPWDEEISPKFFDQKIFTKAELEKKLDVTISSQINDFQLTRTESKRVATAKIGDNTFTGRDIRELLGLPSNDFTISKKDDHYVFTTKGYGHGVGMSQYGANGMAKEGKTYEEIIEYYYQGVQVSTLEKATPKLLVKK is encoded by the coding sequence ATGGCCAAATGGCAGTACAAAAAAACCAAACAATCCAACTGGAAATTGCCTTTCCTAGTCATCGTAGCAACTTTGCTGACCTTTATGTTCATCGTCCCTACTATTATTGTTATTCCTTTTAAAGGGGACAACGCCACACAAGCATCCAGCGAACAACAGGCAGAAGAAGCGACAGCCGCAGCACCCGTCACATTGGATTCTCCTTTTGATGTCAATGTCTTACGTAGTGAAACGGACGAAGTCGAAAAAGTACCATTGGAGGATTATGTCGTACATGTGGTTGCCTCAGAGATGCCCGCAGATTTTGAATTAGAAGCATTGAAGGCACAAGCGCTGGCGGCAAGAACGTATATCACGCAATACCTATCGCAAGGTCAACAAGGTAAGCTGGAAGGTGGAGCAGATGTAACCGATACCGTCCAGCATCAGGTGTATAAGAGCACAGAGGAACTGCGCCAGGTATGGGGTAGTGATTATCATTGGAAAATGGACAAAATCACAGAAGCTGTAGCAGCGACACAAGGTAAGATTATAACGTATAGCAATCAGCCTATTACACCAGCGTTTTTCTCTACAAGTAATGGGTATACTGAGAACTCGGAAGATTACTGGGAAGGTGAGTTGCCATACCTTCGAACAGTAGAAAGCCCATGGGATGAAGAGATTTCACCTAAATTTTTTGATCAGAAGATTTTTACAAAGGCAGAGCTAGAGAAGAAATTAGACGTAACGATTTCCAGTCAGATCAATGATTTTCAATTGACGAGAACGGAAAGTAAACGGGTAGCAACCGCCAAAATAGGTGATAATACGTTCACAGGCCGTGATATACGAGAATTATTAGGCCTGCCATCCAATGACTTCACCATTTCGAAAAAAGACGATCATTACGTCTTCACGACGAAAGGGTACGGTCATGGTGTCGGTATGAGCCAATACGGGGCAAATGGCATGGCGAAGGAAGGAAAAACGTATGAAGAGATCATCGAATATTACTATCAGGGCGTGCAGGTTTCTACGCTTGAAAAGGCGACACCAAAACTTTTAGTAAAAAAATAA
- a CDS encoding F0F1 ATP synthase subunit epsilon, with translation MKTLTVSVVTPDGPVLEDSFEMVSCKAESGELGILPGHIPLVAPLSISSVRLKGENPHRIAVSGGFLEVRPDKVTILAQSAEQPEDIDIERARAAKERAERRLQAKQDEIDFRRAELALQRALNRIEIKENR, from the coding sequence TTGAAAACACTAACAGTAAGTGTTGTTACTCCGGATGGCCCTGTTCTGGAAGATTCATTTGAAATGGTTAGCTGTAAAGCTGAGAGTGGAGAGCTCGGGATCCTACCAGGTCACATTCCGCTCGTTGCACCGTTATCAATAAGTTCTGTGCGCTTAAAAGGAGAAAATCCACATCGCATTGCCGTAAGTGGAGGATTCCTTGAGGTACGCCCTGACAAAGTGACCATCCTGGCACAATCAGCAGAGCAGCCAGAGGACATCGATATCGAACGTGCCCGCGCAGCAAAAGAACGAGCAGAACGCCGTTTACAAGCTAAACAAGATGAAATTGATTTCAGAAGGGCAGAATTAGCACTACAACGTGCCTTAAACCGAATCGAAATTAAAGAAAACAGATAA
- the murA gene encoding UDP-N-acetylglucosamine 1-carboxyvinyltransferase, translating to MENIIVRGGRQLNGTVKVEGAKNAVLPVIAASIIASEGKSIIHEVPALADVLTINQVLTHMNAEVKYEKNTVTVDATQPLLTEAPFEYVRKMRASVLVLGPLLARYGHAKVALPGGCAIGSRPIDLHLKGFEAMGADVHVGNGFVEVSTNGRLKGAKIYLDMPSVGATENIMMAAALADGKTVIENAAKEPEIVDLANYLNKMGAHVIGAGTETIKIEGVDKLHGAEHTIIPDRIEAGTFMVAAAITGGNVLIENAEVDHMRALVSKMEEMGVRILEEADGVRVIGPKTLQSTDIKTLPHPGFPTDMQSQMMALMLHAAGTSVITETVFENRFMHVEEFRRMNAKLKIEGRSVIVEGPVSLQGAEVAATDLRAGAALILAGLVADGYTRVTSLHHIDRGYVDITEKFAKLGADIERVNAMETSFVAEANMADTEQIEVQ from the coding sequence TTGGAAAATATCATCGTTCGTGGTGGGAGGCAGTTAAATGGTACCGTTAAAGTAGAAGGTGCCAAAAATGCCGTACTGCCTGTCATTGCCGCAAGCATAATTGCAAGTGAAGGAAAAAGTATTATACACGAAGTACCTGCATTAGCAGATGTACTCACTATAAATCAAGTATTAACGCACATGAACGCAGAAGTTAAATATGAAAAGAACACCGTTACAGTTGATGCAACACAACCACTTCTAACAGAAGCTCCTTTTGAATATGTACGTAAAATGCGTGCTTCTGTACTGGTATTAGGGCCATTGTTAGCTCGTTATGGTCATGCAAAGGTTGCTTTGCCGGGAGGATGTGCAATTGGCTCAAGACCGATTGACCTTCACTTAAAAGGCTTCGAAGCAATGGGGGCAGATGTACATGTAGGTAATGGTTTTGTGGAAGTTTCAACAAATGGCAGATTGAAGGGTGCAAAAATCTATCTCGATATGCCGAGTGTTGGAGCAACAGAGAACATTATGATGGCCGCAGCACTTGCAGATGGCAAGACTGTTATTGAGAATGCTGCGAAGGAACCAGAAATAGTAGACTTGGCCAACTATCTGAACAAAATGGGTGCGCATGTTATTGGAGCAGGAACTGAAACAATTAAAATCGAAGGCGTCGATAAATTGCATGGTGCAGAGCATACGATTATCCCTGACCGTATTGAGGCGGGAACATTTATGGTAGCTGCAGCAATTACTGGCGGAAATGTTTTGATTGAGAATGCTGAAGTGGATCATATGCGCGCACTAGTATCAAAGATGGAAGAAATGGGAGTCCGTATTCTTGAAGAAGCGGATGGTGTTCGTGTGATTGGACCTAAAACACTTCAATCAACAGATATCAAAACGTTGCCACACCCAGGCTTTCCAACAGATATGCAGTCTCAGATGATGGCCCTTATGCTACATGCTGCAGGTACAAGTGTAATTACCGAAACTGTTTTTGAAAATCGTTTTATGCATGTTGAAGAATTCAGAAGAATGAATGCAAAATTGAAGATCGAAGGCCGCAGCGTGATTGTAGAAGGTCCTGTAAGTTTACAAGGGGCTGAAGTAGCTGCGACAGACTTACGCGCAGGAGCTGCGTTGATTTTGGCAGGACTGGTAGCAGACGGTTACACACGTGTTACTTCTCTGCACCATATTGACAGAGGGTATGTCGATATCACGGAAAAATTTGCAAAACTTGGGGCGGACATTGAACGCGTGAACGCAATGGAAACATCTTTTGTAGCAGAAGCTAATATGGCGGATACAGAACAAATAGAAGTACAATAA
- the spoIIID gene encoding sporulation transcriptional regulator SpoIIID: MHDYIKERTLKIGRYIVETKKTVRVIAKEFGVSKSTVHKDLTERLPELHPDLANEVKEILTHHKSIRHLRGGEATKMKYQLHGKQAPPHPEELITK, encoded by the coding sequence GTGCATGACTACATCAAAGAACGAACATTAAAGATTGGCAGGTACATCGTAGAAACGAAGAAAACAGTTCGAGTCATAGCGAAAGAATTTGGAGTGTCCAAAAGCACGGTACACAAAGATTTGACAGAGCGCTTACCAGAATTACATCCCGACTTAGCTAACGAAGTAAAAGAAATATTAACTCACCATAAATCAATCCGTCATTTAAGGGGTGGGGAAGCGACCAAAATGAAATATCAACTTCATGGCAAACAAGCACCACCACATCCAGAAGAACTTATTACAAAGTAG